The following are encoded in a window of Cydia splendana chromosome 6, ilCydSple1.2, whole genome shotgun sequence genomic DNA:
- the LOC134791400 gene encoding uncharacterized protein LOC134791400: protein MSDLREHRPLLREDISDEEVQQEFRLPRRHMGYRGKAKNTVKGAAAVIKNWPDYWSSSVTYWWIGIGMFALMTFVLYSSVVTYSLLPTTGSVPIPHYVTERKNTLPEVYMHVLVNNEKEVDVNKYLPYVEIIANKYLHYQFNLIYVINDTLTTEKAMHQAQINNEDAMNSLWTEHNVIESDRVQSKIKSNIIIQHASLSNYLDGSPIQQYWKQLPNHLIGFFLRAVSIWDKGGIAFNPIILTPRSPDAIYIEKLYSLLSTYEERKKPNVTSNMNNKIEDIEIRKELKNHKRKYKKKVNNIRDIIDALETDIPVRQNQPEVLSEAENRENLTTSEMAPSNVETVVLSNRYSSNLTSKSVLDNNPTIINHSIENNQSQISNYILPYFFDFLFHDKSNRTTQVSADFSSMKRSTRTISTEETQGNVKTGNVIQPMIISAPTQFEKGPSNTEDNAPRSIDVENLTIDLKGNILATKSSCHAFLGSVFSNARHRTEEDSLKEFIITELSLFCNGLLSTCKGIDVILL, encoded by the exons ATGAGTGACTTGAGGGAGCACCGACCGCTCCTACGTGAAGACATTTCTGACGAAGAAGTACAGCAGGAGTTCAGGTTACCTCGACGCCATATGGGCTACAGAGGCAAAGCAAAGAACACTGTGAAGGGAGCAGCGGCTGTCATCAAAAATTGGCCAG aTTACTGGTCGTCATCCGTAACTTACTGGTGGATAGGCATAGGTATGTTTGCCTTAATGACCTTTGTACTATATAGTAGTGTAGTAACTTACTCTCTGCTCCCTACCACCGGCTCAGTACCAATTCCGCACTACGTGACTGAAAGAAAAAATACATTACCTGAAGTTTATATGCATGTTCTTGTGAATAATGAAAAAGAAGTAGACGTTAACAAATATCTGCCTTATGTAGAAATTATTGCTAATAAATATTTGCACTACCAATTCAATCTAATTTATGTGATTAATGATACGCTTACGACTGAAAAAGCTATGCACCAGGCTCAAATAAATAATGAAGATGCTATGAATTCTCTTTGGACAGAACATAATGTAATTGAATCAGATAGAgttcaaagtaaaataaaatctaatattatcATACAACACGCTAGCTTATCAAACTACTTGGACGGTTCTCCTATACAGCAATATTGGAAGCAGTTGCCAAACCACTTGATTGGATTTTTCTTAAGAGCTGTATCAATTTGGGATAAAGGAGGGATTGCTTTCAATCCTATTATTTTGACACCAAGATCGCCAGATGCCATATATATAGAAAAATTATATAGCCTTCTTTCAACGTACGAAGAGCGTAAAAAGCCAAATGTAACTAGTAACATGAACAATAAGATAGAAGATATAGAAATCCGTAAAGAATTGAAAAACCacaaaagaaaatataaaaaaaaagtaaataatattCGAGATATAATAGACGCCTTAGAAACGGATATTCCTGTGCGCCAAAATCAACCTGAAGTTTTAAGCGAAGCTGAAAACAGGGAGAATCTGACTACTTCAGAAATGGCACCATCTAACGTTGAAACAGTCGTTTTAAGTAATAGATACAGTTCCAATCTTACAAGCAAATCGGTGCTTGATAATAACCCAACAATAATTAATCACTCAATTGAAAACAACCAATCACAGATATCGAATTACATATTGccatatttttttgatttcttATTTCATGATAAATCAAACAGAACCACGCAAGTATCTGCTGATTTCAGTTCAATGAAAAGAAGTACAAGAACCATATCGACGGAAGAAACTCAAGGAAATGTCAAAACTGGAAATGTAATTCAACCTATGATTATTTCAGCACCAACACAATTTGAAAAGGGACCGTCTAATACAGAAGATAATGCCCCAAGAAGTATTGATGTAGAAAACTTGACTATCGATTTGAAAGGTAATATTTTGGCTACAAAAAGCTCTTGTCACGCGTTCTTAGGGAGCGTGTTCAGTAATGCGAGACATCGAACAGAGGAGGATTCGCTGAAAGAATTTATTATCACAGAGCTGTCTTTGTTTTGTAACGGGCTTTTATCTACATGCAAAGGTATTGACGTTATTTTACTATAA